A genome region from Calliopsis andreniformis isolate RMS-2024a chromosome 2, iyCalAndr_principal, whole genome shotgun sequence includes the following:
- the LOC143184025 gene encoding DDB1- and CUL4-associated factor 11 isoform X1: MGGINSRTMAIEDNQGFSAILQYMIRSGQLNFITSDQDDSDEEYAANSQSLRITFMPNTSKLDKSEISLATKQACGYIEDSDKRNLSVMSMIQRRSLGRSFTTGERCRICSNFLPNKMHQVAKYNTKAFCGSYSKDGRFFLTASQDRFLRLYRTHDGDFVEFKTIPARDVGWSILDTAFSPDGNYIVYSSWSECLYLCPVYGDSTSQESLSLCPEHRRFCVFSLAFSSDGREILGGANDGNLYVYDRECHQRALRIGGHDNDVNAVAFADNSAQILYSAGDDGLCKVWDRRTLNEANPSPVGMLAGHMNGITYIDPRGDGRYLITNSKDQTIKLWDVRAFSDRNGVMNTCKAVAHQNWDYRWQRVPKKLRRTRNMLEGDTSVMTYRGHSVLQTLIRCHFSPSSITGQRYIYTGCAAGRVIIYDVLTGRIVSTLVGHKGCVRDVSWHPHHQEILSTSWDGAIISWRYAGKTALDNSDSDEESDTESSPRTLRRSQRIAAQRAKHAVSFFSL; this comes from the exons ATGGGTGGCATTAATTCTCGGACTATGGCTATTGAAGATAATCAAGGGTTTTCTGCTATCTTGCAATATATGATACGCAG TGGCCAATTGAACTTCATAACGTCAGATCAAGATGACTCGGATGAAGAGTACGCTGCGAATTCGCAGTCGTTGAGAATTACGTTTATGCCAAATACATCCAAACTTGAT AAAAGTGAAATAAGTCTTGCCACAAAGCAGGCATGTGGGTATATAGAGGACAGTGATAAGCGTAACTTGTCTGTGATGTCTATGATTCAGAGAAGATCCCTAGGTCGCAGTTTCACTACAGGAGAAAGGTGTAGAATATGTAGTAATTTTTTGCCAAATAAAATGCATCAGGTTGCTAAATATAATACCAAAGCATTTTGTGGTTCTTACTCCAAAGATGGAAGATTTTTCTTAACTGCAAGCCAAG ATAGATTCTTACGGCTTTATCGAACACACGATGGGGATTTTGTGGAATTCAAAACAATTCCTGCTAGGGATGTAGGATGGAGTATATTAGATACTGCATTTAGTCCTGATGGCAACTATATTGTTTATTCAAGTTGGTCTGAATGTT TGTATCTCTGCCCTGTCTATGGAGATTCGACTTCACAAGAATCATTATCGTTATGTCCGGAACACAGAAGGTTTTGCGTATTTTCTCTCGCATTTTCTAGCGATGGAAGAGAAATTTTGGGTGGCGCGAACGATGGTAATCTTTATGTTTATGATAGAGAATGTCATCAACGCGCTCTTAGG ATTGGTGGTCACGACAACGACGTAAACGCAGTTGCTTTTGCCGATAATTCTGCACAGATTTTGTACAGCGCTGGTGACGATGGTCTTTGTAAG GTTTGGGACAGGAGAACGTTGAACGAAGCTAATCCAAGTCCGGTTGGAATGTTAGCTGGTCACATGAATGGTATAACGTACATTGATCCACGAGGCGACGGTCGATATCTCATCACCAACAGCAAAGATCAAACTATCAAACTATGGGACGTACGTGCATTTTCCGATCGCAATGGCGTAATGAATACATGTAAGGCTGTTGCACATCAAAACTGGGATTACCGGTGGCAACGTGTACCTAAGAAAC TGCGCAGAACAAGAAATATGTTGGAGGGTGATACCAGTGTTATGACTTACCGCGGACATTCTGTCCTTCAAACGTTAATACGATGCCATTTTTCGCCTTCTTCCATTACTGGTCAGAGGTACATATACACAGGATGTGCCGCAGGACGAGTTATAA TATATGATGTCTTAACGGGTAGGATAGTTAGTACTTTAGTGGGTCACAAAGGTTGCGTACGAGACGTCAGCTGGCATCCACACCACCAAGAAATTCTTTCCACGTCT TGGGATGGTGCAATTATTAGTTGGCGATATGCAGGGAAGACTGCCCTTGATAATTCTGATTCGGACGAAGAAAGTGATACAGAATCATCTCCGCGTACTCTAAGACGAAGTCAACGAATAGCTGCTCAAAGAGCGAAACAcgctgtttcttttttttccctTTAG
- the LOC143184025 gene encoding DDB1- and CUL4-associated factor 11 isoform X2 — MSMIQRRSLGRSFTTGERCRICSNFLPNKMHQVAKYNTKAFCGSYSKDGRFFLTASQDRFLRLYRTHDGDFVEFKTIPARDVGWSILDTAFSPDGNYIVYSSWSECLYLCPVYGDSTSQESLSLCPEHRRFCVFSLAFSSDGREILGGANDGNLYVYDRECHQRALRIGGHDNDVNAVAFADNSAQILYSAGDDGLCKVWDRRTLNEANPSPVGMLAGHMNGITYIDPRGDGRYLITNSKDQTIKLWDVRAFSDRNGVMNTCKAVAHQNWDYRWQRVPKKLRRTRNMLEGDTSVMTYRGHSVLQTLIRCHFSPSSITGQRYIYTGCAAGRVIIYDVLTGRIVSTLVGHKGCVRDVSWHPHHQEILSTSWDGAIISWRYAGKTALDNSDSDEESDTESSPRTLRRSQRIAAQRAKHAVSFFSL; from the exons ATGTCTATGATTCAGAGAAGATCCCTAGGTCGCAGTTTCACTACAGGAGAAAGGTGTAGAATATGTAGTAATTTTTTGCCAAATAAAATGCATCAGGTTGCTAAATATAATACCAAAGCATTTTGTGGTTCTTACTCCAAAGATGGAAGATTTTTCTTAACTGCAAGCCAAG ATAGATTCTTACGGCTTTATCGAACACACGATGGGGATTTTGTGGAATTCAAAACAATTCCTGCTAGGGATGTAGGATGGAGTATATTAGATACTGCATTTAGTCCTGATGGCAACTATATTGTTTATTCAAGTTGGTCTGAATGTT TGTATCTCTGCCCTGTCTATGGAGATTCGACTTCACAAGAATCATTATCGTTATGTCCGGAACACAGAAGGTTTTGCGTATTTTCTCTCGCATTTTCTAGCGATGGAAGAGAAATTTTGGGTGGCGCGAACGATGGTAATCTTTATGTTTATGATAGAGAATGTCATCAACGCGCTCTTAGG ATTGGTGGTCACGACAACGACGTAAACGCAGTTGCTTTTGCCGATAATTCTGCACAGATTTTGTACAGCGCTGGTGACGATGGTCTTTGTAAG GTTTGGGACAGGAGAACGTTGAACGAAGCTAATCCAAGTCCGGTTGGAATGTTAGCTGGTCACATGAATGGTATAACGTACATTGATCCACGAGGCGACGGTCGATATCTCATCACCAACAGCAAAGATCAAACTATCAAACTATGGGACGTACGTGCATTTTCCGATCGCAATGGCGTAATGAATACATGTAAGGCTGTTGCACATCAAAACTGGGATTACCGGTGGCAACGTGTACCTAAGAAAC TGCGCAGAACAAGAAATATGTTGGAGGGTGATACCAGTGTTATGACTTACCGCGGACATTCTGTCCTTCAAACGTTAATACGATGCCATTTTTCGCCTTCTTCCATTACTGGTCAGAGGTACATATACACAGGATGTGCCGCAGGACGAGTTATAA TATATGATGTCTTAACGGGTAGGATAGTTAGTACTTTAGTGGGTCACAAAGGTTGCGTACGAGACGTCAGCTGGCATCCACACCACCAAGAAATTCTTTCCACGTCT TGGGATGGTGCAATTATTAGTTGGCGATATGCAGGGAAGACTGCCCTTGATAATTCTGATTCGGACGAAGAAAGTGATACAGAATCATCTCCGCGTACTCTAAGACGAAGTCAACGAATAGCTGCTCAAAGAGCGAAACAcgctgtttcttttttttccctTTAG
- the LOC143184016 gene encoding uncharacterized protein LOC143184016, which produces MEEVTKCRYIDCLEAREKEQILHELPVCDTGLCVRWLINSGHVDLIGKDLDALRSMKFFICNNHFTEDCYLSKGTLKENAVPSPHWSTVSRTLKTSKARLLQKVQLNGKENSMEEAPVNQSSEQNGPSEFEVDQWCRTCATKKHNLVSMTTKGKGTEMSLLSKLKLLIEIDDEDALPTKMCNECVDKLEQSFKFFQQIYVADNTLRHVFPNARLNSMPRKPLYSLSEHMRREQKEREKEKEKEEEQQDQTPKITRGGIFRRGRGRPRSRGYGGRGRSRGRPPSYSTMALRSLSLNDNRIVSPTFSPKNDVRTPVITKDEPESKEVLVLEEDGQSSTVFSLLTDTCRSDEELDWSDVLKVMNREGYRCSKEDEERLEPSVEKKEQAEQAVEAKNTEKVETVEKKEETEPRPEAEMEMEVEAKTEAEPRSDEKASLENDIRRIRCEFCDKAFKFRRQLQAHLLADHSQFSGYMCTDCLACYESESLLSKHRALRHGERRYRCEHCQEEFLEKRVLREHVNECRPHNTVDYPCSSCTEVFTSEQHLLEHMKHHPESPVAESFQLNLSDSKNADELASFSEANQLVPEESTTVPTPSEANVTLESSTNEDGNVTCSNSTSEANTEQKQSNEEAICPDCNEKMSDAIELSIHRMRRHTVKRKDATCLLCDNRTFSSAEEYEQHVLDHCKRLRVSP; this is translated from the exons ATGGAAGAAGTAACCAAATGTAGATACATCGATTGCCTTGAAGCTCGGGAAAAAGAGCAAATACTTCACGAACTTCCCGTTTGCGATACGGGTCTCTGCGTGAGATGGTTGATCAACAGTGGTCACGTGGATCTAATTGGAAAAGATTTGGACGCTTTACGATCCATGAAATTTTTTATATGTAACAATCATTTTACAGAAGACTGCTACCTTAGCAAAGGCACTCTGAAAGAGAACGCGGTTCCCTCTCCACATTGGAGCACTGTTTCAAGAACATTAAAAACTTCAAAGGCGCGCCTG CTTCAGAAAGTTCAGTTGAATGGTAAAGAGAACTCCATGGAAGAAGCACCAGTGAATCAATCTTCCGAACAAAATGGCCCATCTGAATTTGAAGTAGATCAGTGGTGTAGGACATGcgctacaaagaaacataatcttGTAAGTATGACAACCAAGGGAAAGGGCACAGAGATGAGCCTTCTGTCAAAACTGAAACTTTTGATAGAAATTGACGACGAGGATGCATTACCAACAAAGATGTGCAATGAGTGTGTCGACAAGTTGGAGCAGTCTTTCAAGTTTTTTCAGCAGATTTACGTAGCAGATAATACACTGCGTCATGTATTTCCAAATGCACGGTTAAATAGCATGCCCAGGAAGCCTCTTTATTCACTGAGTGAACATATGAGGCGGGAACAAAAGGAAAGagagaaggagaaggagaaaGAGGAAGAGCAACAGGATCAAACTCCAAAAATCACCCGTGGCGGTATCTTTCGACGAGGTCGGGGTAGACCACGAAGTCGAGGATATGGCGGGAGAGGTAGATCGAGGGGAAGACCGCCAAGTTATAGCACGATGGCGTTACGAAGTCTTAGTCTAAATGATAATAGAATTGTAAGCCCTACTTTTAGTCCTAAAAATGATGTTAGGACACCCGTAATTACGAAAGATGAACCTGAAAGCAAGGAAGTACTGGTGCTCGAAGAAGATGGCCAAAGTAGCACAGTGTTTTCATTACTTACGGATACATGTCGTAGTGATGAAGAGCTCGATTGGTCAGACGTCCTGAAAGTAATGAATCGTGAAGGATATCGATGTTCCAAGGAAGATGAGGAAAGACTTGAACCAAGTGTGGAAAAGAAGGAGCAGGCAGAGCAAGCAGTGGAGGCGAAGAACACGGAGAAGGTAGAAACTGTTGAGAAAAAGGAGGAAACAGAGCCACGACCAGAAGCGGAAATGGAAATGGAGGTCGAAGCTAAAACGGAGGCAGAGCCTCGTAGCGATGAGAAGGCATCTTTGGAAAACGATATTCGACGAATACGGTGCGAATTTTGTGACAAGGCATTCAAGTTTAGGCGTCAATTACAAGCACATTTATTAGCCGATCACTCTCAGTTTTCTGGATACATGTGTACGGACTGTTTGGCGTGTTATGAGAGCGAATCCTTACTTTCGAAACATCGGGCTCTGCGCCACGGAGAGCGAAGATATCGCTGTGAACATTGTCAAGAAGAATTTCTAGAAAAGAGAGTGTTGAGAGAACACGTAAACGAATGTCGACCGCACAATACTGTAGATTATCCGTGCAGTTCTTGCACAGAAGTGTTCACTTCTGAACAACATCTATTAGAGCACATGAAACATCACCCTGAAAGCCCAGTCGCTGAATCGTTTCAATTGAATTTAAGTGATTCAAAAAATGCTGATGAATTAGCTTCATTCTCGGAGGCTAATCAATTGGTACCAGAAGAGTCTACCACTGTACCTACACCTTCAGAAGCGAATGTAACTTTAGAGTCAAGTACAAACGAAGACGGTAATGTAACGTGTTCAAATAGTACAAGCGAGGCTAATACGGAGCAAAAACAGAGCAATGAAGAAGCTATTTGTCCAGATTGTAATGAAAAAATGAGCGATGCGATAGAATTAAGTATTCATCGTATGCGTCGTCATACAGTGAAGAGGAAAGATGCGACGTGCCTTCTTTGCGACAACAGAACTTTTTCTTCGGCAGAAGAATACGAACAGCATGTGTTAGATCATTGTAAACGATTAAGAGTATCGCCGTGA
- the Tan gene encoding C45 family peptidase tan: MTAAENSSESIPEAKDIGRRNAIPIIHVRGTHYDIGFDIGRTFSGLIQNFVKTYNPLNETYLPMYETEAGKKVYEETLACVEKQFPGYLREIQGTAEGANVPFHKLFLMHLDDIVPNVVKGEPQGNELPVGCSTILCNQPGQEILGHNEDALSETLNHWYLVSAHVVEPGCKEEKFTSLSYAGFLPGYTMGYNHHGLVYSINTLSAYSLRCGKTPRYFLTRALLAVENYVEAQQVLRNDGCGAAEGFSVNMTFLMQEGDRMFHNVEIGPCEIDGTQSQMSTLTISPGENTFHCNKYLRLKIPETGGLIIDSSIRRLETICKHPPPKSREDVINILSDQTDDTYRVYQEINKDDPVKTIATGIFDCIERTWSIYTDKPSLNNPILIIPLQLRNSQSDTSVNEQS; encoded by the exons ATGACTGCAGCGGAGAACTCTTCCGAAAGCATACCTGAGGCAAAGGATATCGGCAGGAGGAACgcgattccaattattcatgttagagGAACTCATTATGACATCGGGTTTGATATT GGTCGTACGTTCTCTGGACTGATCCAAAACTTTGTGAAGACGTATAATCCTTTGAATGAGACTTATCTACCGATGTATGAGACCGAAGCGGGTAAAAAGGTTTACGAAGAAACCCTTGCCTGTGTAGAGAAGCAGTTTCCCGGATATCTAAGGGAAATCCAAGGAACAGCTGAAGGCGCAAACGTTCCTTTTCATAAG CTGTTCCTCATGCATCTAGATGACATTGTGCCAAACGTAGTGAAGGGAGAGCCCCAAGGGAACGAGTTGCCAGTCGGTTGTTCAACTATTCTATGCAATCAGCCAGGACAG GAAATTTTGGGGCACAATGAAGACGCGCTCAGCGAAACTTTGAATCATTGGTACTTGGTATCGGCTCACGTGGTTGAACCAGGTTGCAAAGAAGAAAAATTCACATCTTTGAGTTATGCTGGATTCCTTCCTGGATACACAATGGGTTATAATCACCACGGTCTCGTTTACAGCATCAATACATTAAGTGCTTACAGTCTGAGATGCGGTAAAACGC CTAGGTACTTTTTAACTCGAGCGTTGTTGGCTGTAGAAAATTATGTGGAAGCTCAACAGGTTTTAAGAAATGACGGCTGCGGTGCAGCCGAAGGCTTTTCAGTGAATATGACCTTTTTAATGCAAGAAGGAGATCGAATGTTTCACAATGTGGAGATCGGTCCATGTGAGATCGATGGCACGCAATCGCAGATGAGCACATTGACCATTAGCCCTGGAGAAAATACCTTCCACTGTAACAA GTACCTTCGATTGAAAATACCAGAAACTGGAGGCCTCATCATAGATAGCAGTATAAGGAGACTGGAAACAATTTGTAAGCATCCTCCTCCAAAATCACGTGAAGATGTTATAAATATCTTAAGCGATCAAACGGATGACACGTATAGAGTTTATCAGGAAATTAACAAGGACGATCCTGTGAAAACTATTGCTACGG GTATCTTTGATTGCATCGAAAGAACCTGGTCTATTTACACAGATAAACCAAGTCTTAACAACCCGATTTTAATAATACCTTTACAGTTACGCAATAGCCAATCAGACACGTCTGTTAATGAACAGTCATAA
- the LOC143184050 gene encoding putative E3 ubiquitin-protein ligase UBR7, with amino-acid sequence MSEKTEKTEEIPEEETSVTMLDVLREENQLEEDAYAVLGASDDKNCTYSKGYTRQALYACKTCCPQAVRAAVCLACSFHCHEGHELVELYTKRHFRCDCGNSKFGDKKCNLDASKDPVNAENQYNHNFDGVYCICERPYPDPEDTVNDEMLQCVICEDWYHSRHLECEKGVPTDEAYDEMICSGCMKKNDFLWNYASKYAASVSKEASSGEKETESVDVENQPEGCRMPLKDSKVLSKGSCFWSEGWRAALCTCETCKKLYQEKNISFLLDPTDSVHAYEEAGKINSQESQYEKGMKALASLGRVEQLTAIEEYNNMKERLKQYLQKFAENKKVVREEDIKEFFLEMESKKRPKVVVPTYCR; translated from the exons ATGTCCGAAAAAACCGAGAAAACCGAAGAAATTCCCGAAGAGGAGACTTCCGTTACGATGTTAGATGTACTCCGAGAAGAAAATCAGTTAGAAGAAGACGCCTATGCAGTTCTAGGCGCGTCGGATGACAAGAATTGCACATACAGCAAG GGGTATACACGACAAGCACTTTATGCATGTAAAACATGTTGTCCACAAGCTGTACGAGCTGCTGTTTGTCTTGCTTGCAGTTTTCATTGCCATGAAGGTCATGAGCTTGTAGAACTTTACACTAAAAGACATTTTAGATGTGACTGTGGTAATTCTAAATTTGGAGATAAAAAGTGTAATTTAGATGCA TCAAAGGATCCTGTAAATGCTGAAAACCAGTACAATCATAATTTTGATGGAGTTTATTGCATTTGTGAAAGACCATATCCAGATCCAGAAGATACAGTAAATGATGAAATGCTACAATGTGTAATTTGCGAGGATTGGTATCATTCTAgg CATCTTGAGTGTGAGAAAGGAGTCCCAACTGATGAAGCTTATGATGAGATGATCTGCTCTGGATGTATGAAGAAGAATGACTTCCTTTGGAATTATGCAAGCAAATATGCTG CATCTGTATCAAAAGAAGCTTCTTCTGGAGAAAAGGAAACAGAATCAGTTGATGTTGAAAACCAACCTGAAGGGTGCAGAATGCCACTGAAAGACTCTAAGGTTCTGTCAAAAGGAAGTTGTTTCTGGTCAGAAGGTTGGAGAGCTGCTCTTTGTACTTGTGAGACATGCAAAAAG CTTTATcaagaaaaaaatatttcatttcttcTGGATCCAACGGATAGTGTACATGCCTACGAAGAAGCAGGTAAAATCAACAGTCAAGAATCACAGTATGAAAAAGGAATGAAGGCTCTTGCTTCTTTGGGTCGCGTTGAACAACTGACAGCTATTGAAG AGTACAATAATATGAAGGAACGGTTGAAACAGTACCTACAGAAGTTCGCTGAAAATAAAAAGGTCGTACGAGAGGAAGATATAAAGGAATTCTTTTTGGAAATGGAGTCGAAAAAACGACCAAAAGTTGTGGTACCCACCTATTGTCGTTGA